The Caretta caretta isolate rCarCar2 chromosome 10, rCarCar1.hap1, whole genome shotgun sequence genome has a window encoding:
- the ECI1 gene encoding enoyl-CoA delta isomerase 1, mitochondrial yields MAAVGLTFVWRLLRSGPRPGLCGAGGREPGAAPRRAIGHGRVAVELDSSAGVAVMKMENLPVNSLSLDFLTEFLISLEKLENDRGCRGVILTSGAPKIFSAGLDIMEMYGKSAEHYAEFWKAVQEMWLRLYQSNMVTIAAINGSSPAGGCLMAMSCDYRIMAENPKYSIGLNETQLGIVAPFWFKDTLVNTIGNRATERSLELGLLYSPPEAHKIGLVDQLVPEEKIQSTAAAVMSQWLAIPDHARQITKSMMRKPTVDRLLAHRESDIQNFVSFITKDSIQKSLQMYMEMLKQRRG; encoded by the exons ATGGCGGCGGTGGGGTTGACCTTTGTCTGGCGGCTGCTTCGCTCAG GGCCGCGTCCGGGGCTGTGCGGAGCCGGAGGCCGGGAGCCGGGGGCCGCCCCGCGCAGAGCGATCGGCCACGGCCGGGTGGCGGTGGAGCTGGACAGCAGCGCCG GGGTAGCTGTGATGAAGATGGAGAACCTTCCTGTGAACAGCCTGAGCTTGGACTTTCTAACAGAGTTTCTAATAAgcctggagaaactggagaatgaCCGAGGCTGCAGAGGGGTCATCCTGACGTCA GGTGCCCCCAAAATCTTCTCAGCTGGCCTGGATATTATGGAGATGTATGGGAAGAGCGCAGAGCACTATGCAGAGTTCTGGAAAGCCGTTCAGGAGATGTGGCTCAGGCTGTACCAATCCAACATGGTGACAATAGCCGCTATCAAT GGGTCCAGCCCGGCAGGGGGCTGTCTGATGGCCATGAGTTGTGACTACAGAATCATGGCAGAGAACCCAAAGTACAGCATTGGACTGAACGAAACGCAGCTGGGTATTGTTGCACCTTTCTG GTTTAAGGATACATTGGTGAACACTATTGGAAACCGAGCTACAGAGCGTTCCCTCGAGCTGGGGCTCCTGTACTCCCCGCCTGAGGCCCATAAAATAGGCCTTGTAGATCAGTTAGTACCAGAGGAGAAGAtacagagcacagctgctgctgtgatGTCACAGTGGTTAGCTATTCCAG ACCATGCCCGTCAGATCACCAAATCCATGATGAGGAAGCCAACTGTGGACCGTCTGCTCGCCCACCGCGAATCTGACATTCAGAACTTTGTCAGCTTCATCACGAAAGACTCCATTCAAAAGTCTCTCCAGATGTACATGGAGATGCTAAagcagaggagaggctga